AAGTAAAGGGGGCGAGAATCATGTGGGTAATCATGATGGTCATTATCCTCGCTATCGTGTGGGGTGGCTTCCTGTTCTTCATTAAGAAGACGATGGAAGCCGAAGCGCAAAAGAAGTAAAATTTGACTTTTCGAGGGGTTGGAGCTATCTTTTTAATCAAAAGGGGGTAGTTCCAACCCCTTTAAAGTGGCCTCCTAAGATCTTACCTAAGTCGCAGAGGTGATCTTCATTGAAGCTCTCTGAGGTCAGAGATATATTGGAAGCCAAGGTCTATGCCGGCGAGGATCTTCTCGATCGAGAGGTGCACTTTGGATGTGCTGCTGATATGATGAGCGATGTTTTAGCATTCGGCAAGCCGGGCTCACTTCTTCTATCTGGGCTTGTAGCACCTCAAATAATCAGGGTAGCGAAGATCCTTGACTTGGCGGGTTTAGTTATAGTTAGAGGAAAAGAGCCTTTACCGGAAACCATTAAAAAGGCTCAGGAGGAGAGGATACCCCTGTTGGTAACCCATCTTTTTCTCTTCGACGCCTGCGGAAGGCTTTATGAGAAGGGACTCAGGGGTAGATGAGTAACATAGATGTTGAGATAATAAAGTATCTCAGTGAGTATAAGAAGATATTCAGCTTCATAACTGCAGAGGAAATAATGAAAAAGGATGTTATAACCTTAGGACCAGAGGATCGGTTATCCGATGCACGTGTGATAATGCGAGAGAGGAGAATATCTGGTATTCCTATAGTAAATAAGGATGGTAAGCTTCTCGGGCTCGTTAGTACTGAGCGTATAATAAGAGCTTTAGAAGAGGGCGTTATATGGAAGAAGACTGGTGAGTACATGACCCCAATAGAAAGGGTTGTTTACTTAAAGCCTAAGGATACCCTTGAAAAGGTTATCGGAACTTTTGAAAAGTACAGATATGGAAGGTTTCCTGTGCTTGATGAAGATGGGAAGCTTCTTGGCTTAATAACCAAGCAAGACATATTAAAGGCCATCTTAAGGCGTTTTCACTCAATCTATATTCATGATAAGAGAAGAGACGAGTTCTTAAGCAGGGAGATCTCCCTGCTAAAAGGAGAAGAGTTTCTCGAGGAGGAAGCTTCATTTAAATATGAGATAAATACGAAATCCATTTCAGAAGCGGGAGAGGGAGCTGCCTTGCTTAAAAGAGTTCTTGAGAAAAGAGGATATCCTAAGGCTTTTATAAGAAGAGTCAGCATAGGAACCTATGAAGCGGAGGTAAACGTTGTAATTCATGCGGAAGGAAAGGGAGTAATACTTGCTTTTCTGAGAGAAGACAATGTTGTGGTCTTAGTTAAAGATTCAGGTCCCGGAATAGAGGATGTAGACCTCGCTATGATGGAAGGATATTCAACCGCTCCAGATCACATAAAGGAGCTGGGATTCGGAGCAGGAATGGGGTTGCCCAATATGAGAAGAGCTACTGATAGGTTGATAGTGTTATCACAGGCGGGGAAGGGAACGAGGGTTGAAATGGTCTTCATCATTAAGGAGGGAGAAGAGTGAAGCTGAAGGATATATTGAGGAAATTAGATTGCGAGGTCTTGACGGGAGATGTAAATATGGAAGAGGAAGTAAAATATGGCTATACGAGTGATCTACTAAGCGAGGTAATGGGAAAGGCACGGCAAGACTCAATATGGATAACCGTTCAAAGCCATTTAAACATCGTTGCTGTAGCAGTACTTGTCGGCATAAAGGCTATAATTGTATGTGGAGGTAAAAAGGTAGATCCTAAAATAGCAGAAAAAGCCAAGCAAGAAGGCGTTGCTTTGGTATTAGCTAAGGATAACGCTTTTATCGTTTCTGGGAAACTTTATGAGATAGGATTGAGATAACCGAAAACGTGGTATAATTAGCTATGTGGTGTGGTGTGGACCTTCACATTCATACGGTCCTTTCAGCTTGTGCAGATTGGGAGATGACTCCCAAAAATATTGTAAAAAGAGCAAAAGAGATGGATATCAAGATCATAGCTATCACAGATCACAATACGGCTAAGAATGTCAAGGCATGCATTAAAGTGGGTAGGAAAGAGGGTATACTGGTTATACCGGGTATAGAGGTGCAGACGAAAGAAGAGGTGCACATGGTAGCGCTATTTCCCTCGGAAGAGAACGTTGAAGGGTTTGAAAGATGGCTTAAAGATAGGCTTCCAAGGGCAAAAAACGATGAAGGTTTATTTGGCATTCAGGTAGTCGTAGATGAGGAGGACAACGTTATCGAGATTGATGAGAGACTTCTTCAAGTTTCTGCGAAAGTCTCCGTTGAGGATGTAGCCTTGAAGGCTAAAGAATGTGGAGGCATAGCCTATCCAGCCCATATGGATAGGGAGTATGGAGGAATTATTTCCGTTTTGGGCTTTATCCCCCCCGATCTCCCTTTTAAGGTTGGGGAGATCACCTACCACGCTGATTTAACCTCCCTCTTAAGGAAACACCCCGAACTGAGAGATTATGTGATTTTGGTTTCCTCCGATGCTCACTTTTTATCCTCGATCAAAGGGGCGAGAACCGCTGTCGATCTGGTTGAAATCAGTCCAGCAAGCTTGATAAAAGCGATACAAGATAAAAGGAGGGTCAAAACATGCTTAAATTAACCAGGGATAAGCTTGAGAAGGTCGAAGCCATAATAGACCGCTTTCCAAAGGGGCAGTCCTCTCTTATAGGCGTTTTGCACGCCATTCAGCTTGAGATAGGTTATCTACCGGAGGAAATACAGAAGCTCGTGGCGAGAAAGCTTGAGATCCCAGAAAGTACAGTGCATGGCGTGGTTACATTCTACAACTTCTTCCGCACGGAACCAGTAGGGAAGTATGTAATAACGGTTTGCAAGGGAACCGCTTGTCATGTTAGGGGCGCGGGCGCTGTTATCGAAGAGTTTGAACGTGTCCTAGGAATCAAGGTAGGACATACCACGCCAGACGGAAGATTTACGCTTGATATTGCAAGGTGCTTTGGTGCATGCGGTCTCGCACCTGTAGTTATGGTTAACGACGACATCTACGGAAGGATGAGTCCCAAGAAAGTAGAAGAGGTAATAGCGAAATACCAAGATTAAATGGAGGAGCTTGCTCTACACATAATAGACCTGGTTGAGAACTCCGTAAGCGCTGGTGCTTCTCTAATAAAAGTTATCGTGGAGATAAGCGAAGCGAAAGATAAGCTGAAAATGGTGGTTGAAGATAATGGTAAAGGTATGAGCGAGGAGGAAGCAAAGTGTGCTCTGGATCCTTTCATAACTACAAAGTCAGGGAAAAAAGTAGGATTAGGTATTCCACTTTTGGCGCAGACTGCTGAACTTTGCGGTGGAGAGCTTAAAATCGAGAGCGAGAAAGGTAAAGGCACTAAGGTAATCGTCGAGATGAGGCTAAAACACATTGATCGTCCACCTTTGGGAGATTTTGCATCTACGTTCTTTACCTTAGTCTTTGGTCATTCTGATATAGACTTTCTCATAAAAGTTAAAACGGATTATGGGGAAATGAAAATTGATACCACGGAGATAAAGAAAGCGATAGGAAGGGAGGCTTTCTCGCATCCTGAAGTTATTTCCTTCATGCGGGAAAAAATAGAGAGAGAGTTAAATGATATATTGAAGGGAGGTAAGAATTATGAAGCTTGAGGAACTCAGAAAACTAAGAGAAAAGGTCAGACAAGACCTTAAGTTAAGAGAGGGAGAAGAGCCTCGTGTAAAAATAGTGGTTAGCATGGGAACTTCAGGCATAGCTGCTGGAGCAAGAGAAGTATTAAAAGCTCTCTTAGATGAGGTTTCTAAAAGAGGCCTAAAGGATGTTATGGTCATGCAAACCGGAGAAAAGGGACTGTCGTCGGCAGAACCCATAGTTGAGGTCATAACCAAGGAAGCTTCAATAATTTACGGAAGGGTAACCCCCGAGATAGCAAGAAGGATCGTTGTAGAGCATGTGATAAACGGCAGGGTTCTATCTGAGTACGTGGTATAACTTAAACTCTTTTAAAAGGGAGGGATAAAGATTGCCCAAAAGACTTGACGTGCTTATATGCTTAGGAGCTGGCTGTGTTTCATCGGGTAGCGAACTTATAAAGAAAAAGATGGAGGAAGAGATTAGAAAGAGAGGCCTTGAGGACGAGATCAGGATAATAGGAACAGGATGTATGGGGCCCTGTGAGAAAGGTCCCGTGATGATGATATATCCTGAGGGAGTTTTTTATCAGAGGGTAAGTCTTAAGGACGTTGAAACCATCGTTGAGGAGCACTTCCTTAAAGGTAGAGTTGTAGAAAGACTATTGCCAAAGGAAGAAATAGTGCCCAGTCTAAAGGAAGAAGAGCTTCCATTCTTCACTAAGCAGAAGAAAATAGTCCTTGCTAACTGTGGGGTTATAAATCCAGAGAATATCGAAGAGTACATAGCGGTTGATGGATATGAGGCTTTGGCACGTGTTCTTGAAAGTATGTCGCCTGAAGAGGTCATTTCCGAAGTAGAGAAATCTGGCTTAAGAGGAAGAGGAGGAGCGGGCTTCCCCACGGGAAGAAAATGGAGATTCGTAAGAAGCGCTCAGGGGAGACCCAAGTATGTCGTTTGTAATGCAGATGAGGGAGATCCAGGTGCTTTCATGGACAGAGCGGTGCTTGAAGGCGATCCACACGCGGTTATAGAGGGAATGCTTATTGCGGCATATGCAGTGGGAGCTGAACAGGGATATATATATGTCAGGGCAGAATACCCCTTAGCTATAAAGAGATTGCAGATAGCTATAGAGCAAGCTCGTAAATATGGACTTCTTGGCAAAAATATACTTGAGACCGATTTTTCATTCGATATAGAGTTAAGGATTGGGGCTGGTGCATTTGTTTGTGGCGAGGAAACAGCGCTTCTTGCATCTATTGAGGGTAAGAGAGGAATGCCAAGGCCCAAGCCTCCATTCCCAGCAACGCATGGACTTTGGGGTAAACCCACTCTTATAAATAACGTTGAAACCTTTGCCAACGTTAGACACATCATTCTAAAAGGAGCGGACTGGTTTAGAAGCTTTGGAACGGATAAGTCTCCCGGAACTAAAGTATTTGCTCTATCTGGAAAGGTCAGAAATACTGGGCTTATAGAAGTCCCAATGGGGATAACCTTAGGCGAGGTTGTATTCGATATAGGCGGTGGGATACCTAATAACAAGAAATTTAAAGCAGCTCAAATAGGAGGGCCCTCTGGCGGATGTTTGACTGTTAAACATCTTAACTTACCCTTGGACTATGAATCTGTTAAGGAAGCTGGTGCCATAATCGGTTCTGGAGGTTTAATTATCCTTGATGAAAACACGTGTATGGTTGAGCTCGCCCGCTTCTTCCTCGAGTTCTGTCAGGATGAATCCTGTGGAAAATGCGTTCCTTGTAGGGTCGGAGTTAAGAAAATGCTGGAGATCCTTGAAAAGATCGTTCATGGTAAGGGCACGCTTGAGGACATAGATCGTCTTGAAGAGCTTGGAAAGTGGGTTCAGCAGAGTGCGCTTTGTGGTTTAGGGCAGACCGCCCCAAACCCGGTTTTAAGCACGATAAAGTACTTTAGAGAGGAATATGAAGCACACATAATAGACAAGAGGTGTCCAGCAGGAGTATGTGCTGATCTCTTCATAGCACCGTGTGAAAACGCCTGTCCTGCTAATGTTGACGTTCCCGCGTACATAGCTCATATCGCCGAGGGAAGGTATAAGGAAGCTTTCTATGTTCACATAAAGAATAATCCATTCCCATCCGTATGTGGAAGAGCTTGCCCTGCAGAGTGCGAGAGAGCTTGCAGACGAATACAGCTTGATGAGGCTATTGCTATAAGACAGCTTAAGAGGTTTATGTCCGATAAGGCGCTTGAAGAGGGTTGGGAGCTTCCTAAGCCAGAAAAATATAACGGTAAGAAAGTAGCGATAGTAGGCTCTGGACCTGCTGGATTAAGTGCTGCCTTCTATCTTAATTTGAAAGGATACAAAGTAACCGTTTTTGAGGCACTCCCAGAACCTGGAGGAACCCTGACTCACTATATCCCCGAGTATCGTCTTCCCAAGGAAATAGTTTTGAAAGAAGTTGAAAGAATAGCTAACACCGGCGTTGAAATTAAGGTTAATCACAGGATAACGGATCTTGAGGCGCTTCGAAGGAAATTTGATGCTGTGTTCCTTGCATGCGGAAGCATGAAAGAAGTAAAACTGAATATCCCGGGTGAAAATCTGGAAGGCGTATATAGTGGAATGGAATTCCTGAAGAAGGCCAAAATGGGGGAAAAGATAGATATAGGAAGGAAGGTAGTAGTCATAGGAGGAGGAAACACCGCTATAGATGCTGCAAGGGTAGCTTGGAGACTTGGAGCTGACGTGCGAGTAGTTTATAGAAGAAGCAGAGATGAAATGCCAGCTCTTCCTAGCGAAATAGAGGAAGCAGAAAAAGAGGGTATCAAATTTACCTTCCTTGCAACACCGGTTAGCTTTGTTAGCGAGAATGGTAAAGTCAGAGCAGTTAGATGTGTTAGCATGAAGCTTGGTGATTTTGACTCCTCTGGAAGAAGAAGGCCTATTCCAATAGAGGGATCAGAGTTTGATATAGAGGCAACCACTGTAATAGTAGCAGTAGGCCAGAGAGCGGAGCTCGGCTTTGAGTCCGAAGGTTTAGAGCTAACCAGATGGGGAACGATAAAGGTAGATCCTCGCACTATGAAGACATCCTTAGATGGCGTTTTCGCCGGTGGTGATGTTGTAAGAGGTCCTGCCCTTATAGTAGAAGCCGTTGCCGATGGAAGAAGGGCAGCATCAGCCATAGATAAGTATCTTGGAGGAGATGGAATACTCTGGCGCGAGGAGAGAAAGCCTGTCAAGACTACTTACGATGAGGAAGAATATCTCAAAACTCAGCCCAGGAGAAGGCCCCCGATGTTGTCGGTAGAGAAGAGGAAGAGCTTCGCGGAAGTTGAGAAGGCCTTCTTTGAAGGTCAGGCAATAGAAGAGGCGAGAAGATGCCTCCATTGCGATATAAAGGAGGAGGAAGAATAAGAGGGGGGGTGATGTTATAGCATGGTGAAGGAGATCTTAAGCAGATTCGAACCGAAGCGAGAAAACCTACTTGACATACTCCATGCGATTCAGGACGCATCTCCTACTAAGAATCTTACTAAAGAAGATGTGGAAGCGGTTGCTACCTATCTTGGAATAACGCCAGCAGAAGTTTGGGGTACTGCCACAT
This genomic stretch from Synergistota bacterium harbors:
- a CDS encoding (2Fe-2S) ferredoxin domain-containing protein → MMKLEELRKLREKVRQDLKLREGEEPRVKIVVSMGTSGIAAGAREVLKALLDEVSKRGLKDVMVMQTGEKGLSSAEPIVEVITKEASIIYGRVTPEIARRIVVEHVINGRVLSEYVV
- the nuoE gene encoding NADH-quinone oxidoreductase subunit NuoE, coding for MLKLTRDKLEKVEAIIDRFPKGQSSLIGVLHAIQLEIGYLPEEIQKLVARKLEIPESTVHGVVTFYNFFRTEPVGKYVITVCKGTACHVRGAGAVIEEFERVLGIKVGHTTPDGRFTLDIARCFGACGLAPVVMVNDDIYGRMSPKKVEEVIAKYQD
- a CDS encoding PHP domain-containing protein — its product is MWCGVDLHIHTVLSACADWEMTPKNIVKRAKEMDIKIIAITDHNTAKNVKACIKVGRKEGILVIPGIEVQTKEEVHMVALFPSEENVEGFERWLKDRLPRAKNDEGLFGIQVVVDEEDNVIEIDERLLQVSAKVSVEDVALKAKECGGIAYPAHMDREYGGIISVLGFIPPDLPFKVGEITYHADLTSLLRKHPELRDYVILVSSDAHFLSSIKGARTAVDLVEISPASLIKAIQDKRRVKTCLN
- a CDS encoding iron-sulfur binding hydrogenase, whose amino-acid sequence is MKLKDILRKLDCEVLTGDVNMEEEVKYGYTSDLLSEVMGKARQDSIWITVQSHLNIVAVAVLVGIKAIIVCGGKKVDPKIAEKAKQEGVALVLAKDNAFIVSGKLYEIGLR
- a CDS encoding MetS family NSS transporter small subunit, which produces MWVIMMVIILAIVWGGFLFFIKKTMEAEAQKK
- a CDS encoding ATP-binding protein; the protein is MEELALHIIDLVENSVSAGASLIKVIVEISEAKDKLKMVVEDNGKGMSEEEAKCALDPFITTKSGKKVGLGIPLLAQTAELCGGELKIESEKGKGTKVIVEMRLKHIDRPPLGDFASTFFTLVFGHSDIDFLIKVKTDYGEMKIDTTEIKKAIGREAFSHPEVISFMREKIERELNDILKGGKNYEA
- a CDS encoding CBS domain-containing protein; the encoded protein is MSNIDVEIIKYLSEYKKIFSFITAEEIMKKDVITLGPEDRLSDARVIMRERRISGIPIVNKDGKLLGLVSTERIIRALEEGVIWKKTGEYMTPIERVVYLKPKDTLEKVIGTFEKYRYGRFPVLDEDGKLLGLITKQDILKAILRRFHSIYIHDKRRDEFLSREISLLKGEEFLEEEASFKYEINTKSISEAGEGAALLKRVLEKRGYPKAFIRRVSIGTYEAEVNVVIHAEGKGVILAFLREDNVVVLVKDSGPGIEDVDLAMMEGYSTAPDHIKELGFGAGMGLPNMRRATDRLIVLSQAGKGTRVEMVFIIKEGEE